In Conger conger chromosome 12, fConCon1.1, whole genome shotgun sequence, one DNA window encodes the following:
- the LOC133142195 gene encoding stomatin-like, translated as MISQSMQGQEDNTTRTMSDESSSGRKPISAYPENMDSSFGVCGWLLIILSVLLIIITLPISIWTCMKTVKEYERSIIFRLGRVLRGGARGPGLFFILPCTDSIINVDMRTITFDIPLQEVLTKDSVTVSVEGVVYYRVKNATLAVANITNADSGTRLLAQTTLRNVLGTKSLAELLSDREQIALTMELSLDMASEAWGIKVERVEIKDVKLPLQLQKAMAAEAEAAREARAKVITAYGEMNASRALREASLVIAESPAALQLRYLQTLNTIAAEKNSTIIFPLPLEMFPGFTRTPA; from the exons ATGATCAGTCAAAGCATGCAAGGCCAAGAAGATAATACAACCCGCACGATGTCCGATGAAAGCAGCAGCGGTCGCAAACCTA TTTCTGCGTACCCCGAGAACATGGACAGCAGCTTTGGGGTGTGCGGCTGGCTCCTCATCATCCTCTCTGTCCTGCTGATCATCAtcaccctgcccatctccatCTGGACCTGCATGAAG ACTGTCAAAGAGTACGAGCGCTCCATCATCTTCCGGCTCGGGAGGGTCCTACGGGGCGGGGCTCGAGGACCGG GCCTCTTCTTCATACTGCCCTGCACTGACAGCATCATCAACGTGGACATGCGCACTATCACCTTCGACATCCCCCTGCAGGAG GTCCTGACCAAGGACTCTGTCACGGTGagtgtggagggggtggtgtaCTATCGGGTGAAGAACGCCACTCTGGCTGTTGCCAACATCACCAACGCCGACTCTGGCACCCGTCTCCTGGCACAGACCACCCTGCGGAACGTCCTGGGCACCAAGAGCCTGGCAGAGCTGCTGTCTGACCGCGAGCAGATCGCCCTGACCATGGAG CTGTCGTTGGACATGGCGTCAGAGGCCTGGGGCATCAAGGTGGAGCGGGTGGAGATTAAGGACGTGAAGCTGCCCCTTCAGCTCCAGAAGGCCATGGCAGCCGAGGCAGAGGCCGCCCGGGAGGCCAGAGCCAAG GTGATCACGGCGTACGGCGAGATGAACGCCTCGCGGGCGCTGAGGGAGGCCTCTCTGGTGATCGCTGAGTCTCCCGCCGCACTGCAGCTGCGCTACCTGCAGACCCTCAACACCATCGCCGCCGAGAAGAACTCCACCATCATCTTCCCCCTGCCCCTGGAGATGTTCCCTGGGTTCACCAGGACCCCCGCCTGA